Below is a window of Candidozyma auris chromosome 3, complete sequence DNA.
GAAGCAGGCGCTGGAGCAGGCGCTGGAGCAGGCGCTGGAGCAGGCGCTGGAGCAGGCGCTGGAGCAGGCGCTGGAGCAGTCTGAATCGGTAACCGCAGGGTCCAAAGGAGACTCCCCGGGGGACTCCAGGCAGGATTCTGGGGAGACTGGGCCTGGGGTCGGTGGTGAAACACTTAGCCCGGTGTCGCAGTTCGCTGCGCTGAGCGAGAGGGGCGAGGCATCGACCCCTGCGACCGAGGTCGACGAGAGAAAAGCTTGAGGTCCCTGGCAATTGATCTCGACGCAACAATCGACCTCGACAATACgatttctttcaaaatgGTACTTTCCAATCAATTCTAGAAACAATTTATTTGTTTTCTAGAACGATTGCCAGCAGAGATGGTTTCAATGGGGAATCAGCAACGCCCGTCATATTCCCTAAATGGTGTCCAGGCAACATCCACACGCTTGCCTATTTCATCGTTTCCTGTGGGCTCGGGCAGAGCGTATCCCTCAGTGTCTCAACACACCTGTTTCAGCCCCCTGCGGCGAGCGGCTATATTTTGCCAGGCCACCGTcgcatttcgcagccattgtaCACCCTATTTTTCACCTTATCTTGATGGAAGAGAAACTACTTACGGCTCCAGGGTACTGCTGCAAAACTGTCAAGTACACGAGAAATGAGCAGCGCTTGCCTTGGCTCACCGACGTGCAATACGTCACCGTGCAAGATCAGGTGGCCAAAGTGGCTCCTGTGAGTGACCCAATGGTGACTATCGGGAGGGCCTTCACTCGACACATGTGGGACTGTGGCCTTTTGGACGACTACTTCCCGGTCAACTTCGTTGATCTACCTATAGCGTTCAATTGCGTGCTTAATTTGCTGTTTGAGTCAAGCCATCATTACTACGACGTATGCGTTTCGTTCAAGTTCGTTGAGCGATACCCAGACAAGAAACACCATATCGGAGtcacagaaaaagaaatcacgGAGTTTCTCTTACAACGGCTTGTGGAGGGAAATTCCCATCATCTGTCTGTGGAGGCAAAATTACGCTATTTGTATAAGCTACAGCAAGTGACGTGTAGCATGAACGGCCTCGATTTAGTTGTTGGCTAGTGAACATCAGCTGACTAAACACACATGAACATTGCTCACGGCACACTATTTCTTGCTACTTGACTAGGTTTATGAAATAGTTTTCTATTCTCGTGTTACTcttaatttttttcctaTATGCAATTGAAAATCGTCCCTCAGAAAGTTAAAGCaaatcaagtttcttgaCACTATTGtattgaagaaagaaaaaacaaaataaTGGCCTGGTGGCCCTCTCGGGTCTCGTCATAAATCTTATAATGAATGGGGGGACCATGCGAGCGAACGCATGGCATGCAAATTAGTCGTTAATGTAATTGAATGAATATGGGTGTCGCAAAAAGTTCACAGACTGATCTTGCCCTTTTTCACGTAGTTCGTGTAGTAGTCACCAAACACGCTCCAGTGAAATTTGACCAAAGTCGAGATTCTTGATGCAATGCTTCCCATCTCCAGGTcagacttcttgatcttgccTGAAGAGCTCAGCTTGAGGTCGTTGCTCAAGGTGGTTGCAGTGATAGAAGTGTCGAAGTTGAGGTTCACCACTATTTCAgtgagaagctctttgaagaTTCTGTCTTCCATCAAGCCATAAACATCGGAGTTGGGCTGAATCTGCTTGATCAACCAGTTGTACCCGAAGTCGACCATCGACTGAGGCAAGTTATTTGTCACCTTGGTGCCCGTAGAAGGATCAGTGACAACATTCTTAACTAGTTGCAATGCGATAGCCTGGACGTTTCTAGTCCACTTGACACTGCCATTGTCATCTGTAACAATAGCCAATACTTCTTCCTGAACCTTGGTAATGTATTCAGGCTTTGAGCTGATCGATCTGTAGGAAGCTGCGGGCTTGTAGttatgaagaagctgcttGAAAAGCACAACGCACAACTGAACGCAAACTTGCTGTCTGACATCAGCtctcaacaaaaccaaccTCGTGTGATCAAATGCCAAAGTCAGTGGGAACTCAGTAGCCATGTTACGGCACGAGAGCAAGTCGATAATGGCGGAAACCATGATGGCTTTGTTAGTGTCAGCATCCAGCATgttctccttgttcaaAACCTTGCCGAGATCGGCCTTCTTGTGATAGTTGCGGTAGTACCACTTTAAGGAGTCGGTGATATCGATCTTACAGTGGGTGATCAATTGGTCAAAATAGTCCTTTTCGAACTCATTGGCAGTTTCAATCAACACTGGTCTTAAGATTCTGATCTGATGATTAGCAACATCCAACTTCATAGCCTCTaaaatgaagaatatcGTTCGTAAaccttgaacaagcttctccacagAGTTCTCCTCGTAAGATTGCTGGAACTTGCTGATCATGTAAGAAACCCACTGGTCTCTCATTGGGGCACAATGCGACTTGAACACTTCCCCGAGCCACTTTGCCATAGCAACAAAGTCAAATGAGCCATGAGACAACTGCTGCACAAGCAAGTCGATATCCATAATCTCATTCACGGGGGCACGATCTTTCACTGGCAAAAGTGACAACAAGATATCTCTCAAAGTGGTGAATAAGACGGGCAAGCGAGGAAGCTTCACAGTGTTGGGCTTCACGGGGCCATCAAAGAATTGCCTACACTCAGCCTCGATCTCAGACCAGTAATTCTCTATTATGGTCTTCTTCCGTCTACCGCGCTCACCATCTAAGTTGGGGCGAAACTGCAACTGGGGGTCAAAGAGGATGTCGTGTCTCAACTGGGggttcttcaaaatctcatGCAAGtcgatctccttcaaagactGTAAATTAATGGGAGGGAGCGAAGGAGTGGCGGGGGAatgatggtggtggtggtggtggtggtggtgatggtggtggtaaTGCAGCgccgaggaggaggaggaggaggaggactGAGAAGGTTGCAGAAAAAACGACAGACTCTGAGCCGACGACGGATTAGTGGACGAGGAGGCAGAAAAGTTGGGAGCTTGCAGGTTGGTGGCGTTCAAGAGCATTAACTGCTGGTGTGGCACACGCTGCTGGAACATGTGATGTTGGAACAACTGGGAGCGCGAAGTGTAGTTGATGATAGGAAGGGAGCGGGAGCGGAACCTTCTGACAAACTTGGGGGCCTTCAGCGtggtggaagaagagcctGTGGCCACCGGCAAAGCCCTCGTAGACTTTTTCGAGATGGAGTTTTTGTGGGTATTGGATCTGGTGGACACTTGCGAAGTCTTATTCAGTGACGAGGGCAATTTGGAAGCAACCAGCAGCTTGTGGGGCTGAGGAGTCGACATGTGAGCAACCGCCGCcgccgctgctgctgaagaagtgCCATTCGTTTTGCTGGCGCCTGTAGTCTTGGAGCTCGAAGGGGTCTGTCTAGATCTATCATGCCCAGGTCCATTTCCGGCAGGCTCGTCCATATCGACATCGACATCGACATCGacaccaacaccaacaccaacgcCAGTCAGAGCAGAAGCCAGCAGCAGGTCAGGCGTAGGCAGCAGAGGCTGGGAAATTAGGTGGtgctggagaagaaggtggcgGTGGTGAATCTGTCTATGCTGATTGATGAGGGCAGGCGCCGGGTTGGCAGGTTTGCCCGGGGACGCGTTGGCCAGCGGCAGCAGTGGGTTCCTGTCCATGacatcgtcgtcgtcgaCATCTGCGGTAACAACTTCGTGGTCCTGTCTATCCTTGGGGGCAATCACGGAGGCGTCTAGCcttgctcttttggagGAGTCCTTCAGCAGAGCCGAAGAGTTGCGCTTAGCGCCCGAGTCAAAGAAGACCGGTCTGAAGGTGTCCGTTTCCTGAAACACCAGGTCCTGGTTTTCGTTTGAGTTGTTGAGTTGGGAGTTCATCGACAGGCCTTTATGGGGTGATGTGGAAGGTGATGGATGGGCTTCTAGGCGGGATGGATGATAAAGGAGGGTGACAACAAGGGATTGGACGgcaaatgaaaaaaaggtggAAGGGAGACTAAGGAAACGAAAATAGCAAGATTGGGGGTAAAAAGGGGGAAAGTGGGTGGATGAGTGGGTGGTTTATTTAAaaatgtgaagaagaaatggaaTGGGTGGAGGAATGAGGGAGAGAAAAAGGGAAGTGGGAAACTGGGCGAGGGCCAGGGCGAGTGAGGCACAGGGGGAGGAAATGAGAGAAGGATGGACGGTGACTAAGGCAGGAAAAAGGTCGcacgaaaaagaaatcgacacaaaaaaaaacgtgAGTAAGAGCCACTGGAGACTAAGTGAAATGCAcagaaaacaaggaaaaaCTGCGACCGGGGCACATGTTCCCCGtgcaaacaagaaaaggTGGGCGGTACtagaggaggaaaaaagaACCCGTCAACTGGCAACgaagcacaaaaaaaaaacctaGTGCGAGAACGCCGTGGAGGGCAGCAACAAGCTGcaaagaacaaaagaaaagaaaataatacaaagaaaaaaaaagacaacaATAGTAAATCAAAAATCATATGGTGAAGGAGGCCGAAacagatgatgaaggtgataCAACGTTGAAGAGACGAAGGCGGTTGAAGTGACCtggaggtggtggtgctggtggtggAAGGTGCTGCGTTGTGCTCACACCTGAGTGCGCTGAAACTCGAGTGCTCCATTTATCGCTCGGGCCGAGAAAATGGTCTGGCGGCGGTTGGTGCGATAGTGCTGGCGCGGGCCGCCGCCTGTTGGGCAAAATAGACTTCCCTGAAACAAGGTTGCGACCTCGGCCAGGGGCCCTGCTAGAAACTCAAACAGACACTGCTCAAGGTAAAAATGGAAGTCTAACGGAGGAAGGCAGGCAGGCATCTGGGAAGGGGGGGGAAAAAGACGAAGCAGAGACGTAGTAGAGGAGGTAGAAACTCAAATAGTCAAAACTGAATTTCATGAGTAAGTCAAGGGAAGGTGAAAAAGATAAGTCTAAGACGAAGACTAAAACGAAAATTTGGACCGTGTGGTGGAAGTTTAAAAGCCGTGGAAGGGTGAGTGAGTAGAGTGGATGAGTGGGTGCCAGGGGAGCGCACTTTGGGAGCACACGGCAACTGGGTTAGGCGCTCTCGCTCATGGCCGCATTCCCAAGCTGCCTGCCCCAAAACGTTAGCCCAACTGAGACAAGATCGACAAAAGGAACCTCGAAACTAATTAGGCAGTTATAACGCGAGGCTGATGGAAAGCCTACATTTGgtacttttttttgtttcttctgtaTGGAGGGAGCAGCGAGGAGCGTGGAACACAACCGGGGTGGGTGGACAGCAACCAATGGCCTATTGTTTCAGGCGTGAGTGGATGGAATGTAGTGCCACCCGAGGTCCTAGTGGCGCGAACTCGGCCCGGGAACCACCCAGTGAGCTGCCCACCGTTAGTAATGGCCCAGTGCTGGAAACGTCAACGAGACGTCGAAAAGCTGCAAATCCACGAGATCAAAACAAGATTGGCAGCGCAATATCGGCAACACTCGGTCGCAACATCAAGACCCTTGGGGCAAATTCAAGCACTTCATGTGATGGGAGGTGTCTGTGCCGGTGCCGATCCAGAGGCGGCCCCTTGCCGTAATATGTTGATACACAAAGTCGCTGATCCCGCTGCAAGTGCAGTGACCAACGGTAGCTGGTGGGTGGGAGGTGACGAAAGCAaggtttcttttctttttttttcttccgtAGAATTATGGCTTCTCAGCGCAGCTCTATGGTCTCCCCAAGCTGAATACCCGCCTCGCTTTCCCGCTGCCCGCTGAAGAGCCCACATGAAGTGGGCCGACTCGTTATCACCAGCTGGTTTCAGTGGACACCCATCCAGCAAACACCGTTGACAATGGTTTCTTTGTCGTCCGTTACCCCCAGCCGGTGGTCAGCCTATCTCACTCTCCTTCTCCctttgcattttgcaaccacctCTTCCGAGGACGTCACCTGCGCACCTTTTGCATCGCACAGACTTTTAGCGCCAACCGCATTTTGCCCTTCTCGCGCCGAATACGCACCTGCCTTTTTCCTCGGACTCCATAGCCTCTCTCGTATCGGTCCACCCATCCCGCCTGCTGCCTGCTCTGGCTGCGCTTTACCCGCCAGAGCCTCCACCAGAGCCCCTGCAAATCTTGACTTTGTCCCTTTTCGGTACACCGCGGGCGCTGGTAGCCTGCCTCGCTTCCTGCCTCCCTGCCTCTCTTGTGCCTTGCTGCCTTTCTCCTTCCTGCTTCTTGCCTGCTTCTTCCCTCCCCAaaccttcaccttctctgCCTGTCCCCCCACCTTCCAAGCTCCTGTCCTCGGCGTTGTTGTCGTTTTTTCCTTCCTCCCTGTATTCCCCCTCTCTCTACCTCTCCTCTGCTTAGGCTATTCACCGCCCAAACTTCCCACTCCCTGGAATGGGGGTAATGGGGGGTGACCCATTGTGTGTTTCGCACCGGCACCGGCTCGCCACCCGCCGGGCCCAGAGCTTGCTGCCTCTCACCCCCACGCTTTGCCTTCCATCTTTCTCTCGCTCTTTTCGTTCAACGATCCCCTGCTTTCGTCGCATTGTGCTCGCCCTGCCAAATCTTCGATGCGTTCTGTGTTGGCGGCAGCTCTTCTCTGCAAGGGAGCTTCGAAACCAGtcatctctctcttttttttttttgtttttttttttcctcgcTGGCCTCAGTCCAACTGTCCTCTATTCCTGGGCCCATCATTCTCACTTCCTCTACCTCGCCTCTGCCTCGCCTCTGCCTCGCCTCTGCCTCGACTCTGCCTCCCTCGACATTTACGACCATGTCCATCGccaaaattgaaaaagccTTCGAAAGCGTAGTTACAACTTCGACATAACGTCTTTATCAAAACCCTTATCAAGATATTCACGATTTCTTGCCTTCGACGACTTTGGTTTTGCTCCGTTCCTCTCTTCCTccctcttcctccttgtcTCTTCGTGTTCGCGACTCcgtctttttttctccacaaCGAAAGAGCTCTTCTCGCTGAAAAGCTCCATCTCACGGCTTCAAGctccaaca
It encodes the following:
- the SOK1 gene encoding Sok1p, which encodes MNSQLNNSNENQDSVFQETDTFRPVFFDSGAKRNSSASSKDSSKRARLDASVIAPKDRQDHEVVTADVDDDDVMDRNPSSPSANASPGKPANPAPALINQHRQIHHRHLLLQHHLISQPSSPTPDSSSASASTGVGVGVGVDVDVDVDMDEPAGNGPGHDRSRQTPSSSKTTGASKTNGTSSAAAAAAVAHMSTPQPHKSSVASKLPSSSNKTSQVSTRSNTHKNSISKKSTRALPVATGSSSTTSKAPKFVRRFRSRSLPIINYTSRSQLFQHHMFQQRVPHQQLMLLNATNSQAPNFSASSSTNPSSAQSSSFFSQPSQSSSSSSSSASHYHHHHHHHHHHHHHSPATPSLPPINLQSLKEIDLHEILKNPQLRHDILFDPQLQFRPNLDGERGRRKKTIIENYWSEIEAECRQFFDGPVKPNTVKLPRLPVLFTTLRDILLSLLPVKDRAPVNEIMDIDLLVQQLSHGSFDFVAMAKWLGEVFKSHCAPMRDQWVSYMISKFQQSYEENSVEKLVQGLRTIFFILEAMKLDVANHQIRILRPVLIETANEFEKDYFDQLITHCKIDITDSLKWYYRNYHKKADLGKVLNKENMSDADTNKAIMVSAIIDLLSCRNMATEFPSTLAFDHTRLVLLRADVRQQVCVQLCVVLFKQLLHNYKPAASYRSISSKPEYITKVQEEVLAIVTDDNGSVKWTRNVQAIALQLVKNVVTDPSTGTKVTNNLPQSMVDFGYNWLIKQIQPNSDVYGLMEDRIFKELLTEIVVNLNFDTSITATTLSNDLKSSSSGKIKKSDSEMGSIASRISTLVKFHWSVFGDYYTNYVKKGKISS